The window CCGCCGGGATCGAGGAATCGCGGCTCTTCTCCGTCGCCGAAACCGACGAGCGTGTCGCCAGGCATCTGGAAGGAAAGTCGATCATCAAACGAATCCACGTACCCGGCCGGCTGGTCAATCTGGTGGTGAAATGAAGAAAGTCGGAGTGGTTGCTCTTCTGTTTCTCTCTCTCCCGGTTCTGACGTCGTGCGGCTATGCGCTGGTGGGAAGAGGAAATGTACTTCCGGCGGACGTCCGGTCGATTCATGTGCCGGCGTTCGTCAATCGGACCACACGCGTCGAGATCGAGCAGAGACTGACCCAGGCGGTCGCGAGCGAACTGGTTGCGCGTGCCGGCCTGAGGATCGTCTCCGATCCCGACGATACCGACGCAATTCTGCGCGGGGAGATCACTTCGGTCTCGATCACGCCGGTTGCATTCAACGATCAGGGCCGCGCCACGCGCTATCAGGTCAGTATCAATGCGGGAATCGAGCTGGTGGATCATCGGAAAGACGATGCGATCATCTGGAAGAACGATCACTACAGCTTCTCCGAGAGTTACGCCGTCGAGGCCGGCTCGCTCGATGCGTTCGATCAGGAGACCCGGGCTCTCCAGGAGCTCGCAGAGCTCTTTGCCGAGTCGGTCGTCGCCAGCATTCTCGAGGGATTCTGAGCATGAGAGCGATCGTGTTGCTGAGCGGAGGGATGGATTCGGCCACCGCACTCGCGCTTGCCCGCTCGAGTGGACGTGAGGTTTACACGCTCTCTTTCGACTACGGCCAGCGCCACGCGGTCGAGCTCGGGCTTGCGCGATCGCTGTCGGCGAGCCAGGGCGCAGTGGAGCATCAGGAGATCGAGATCGATCTCACGGTCTTCGGAGGAAGTGCGCTCACCGACGCGATCGAGGTTCCCCGCAACGCCGCCGACGACGAAGGAATACCGATCACGTACGTGCCGGCGAGGAACATGATCTTTCTTTCGATCGCCACCGCCTGGGCGGAAGTTCTCGATGCAGATGAAATCTGGATCGGTGTCAATGCGGTGGATTACAGCGGATATCCGGACTGCCGGCCCGAATTCATCGAGGCGTTTCAATCGGTCATCGACGTCGGTACGAAGTCGGGAATCGAGCGCAGCCAGCCGCAGGTCATCGCACCGCTGATCGAAATGTCGAAAGCCGAGATCATCGAGACCGGAACCGAGCTCGGGCTCGACTATTCGGAGACGAGCTCCTGTTACGATCCGGACGACGACGGCGCATGTGGGGAGTGCGACGCCTGCATTCTCCGCCGCGAAGGATTCGAGGAGGCAGGAATCGAAGACCCCACGCGTTACCACGAGTGATGCGCGTCACCGAGATCTTCCATTCCATCCAGGGGGAGTCCTCCCACGTGGGGCGTCCGATGACGTTCGTCCGCCTCACCGGCTGCAACCTCCGCTGCGTCTGGTGCGACTCCGAGTACACCTTCACGGGCGGGAAGCGTATGACGCTCGACGAGGTGATCAACGAGGTCGGCGGAATCGGCTGCCGCACGGTCGAGATCACCGGCGGCGAGCCGCTTCTTCAGAAGGAAGCCTTCGAGCTCGTCCGACGTCTCTGCGATGAAGGGTACGAGGTGCTCGTGGAAACATCGGGATCGATCGATACGTCACCGGTCGATACGAGGGCGAAGATCATTCTCGATCTGAAGTGTCCGGGGTCGGGGGAGACCGATCAGAACCTCTGGAGCAATCTCGACCGGCTCCAGCCGCACGACGAGATCAAGTTCGTGATCGCGGACCGCGCGGACTACGAATGGGCCCGGGACGTCGTCAGGGAACGAAAGCTCGAGAACTTCACCGTGCTGATGTCACCGGTCTGGGGTGAGCTCGAGCTGAAGCCGCTGGCCGAATGGATCCTCGCGGACGGGCTCGATGTCCGGCTGCAGACCCAGCTCCACAAGCACGTCTGGGGGCCCGGCGTTGAAGGGGTCTGAAGGAGAGATCTGTCGCCCCTCCGGGGCTTCGTATATTGGGCCGAGTCAACCCGGGGTGGCGGTCGGCGCCTGGCGGCGCCTCCCTTCACCCCGCGCTACTTTCTGACCGCCCCTGCCGGGGCGGATCGATCTCTTTCTTCTATGGAATGCAGCCATTACTCCTCGACGGGTGAGCGCGACAGCTCGCCGTGGGCTAGATAGTGAAACGCACGCTCGACGGCGGCATGGCCGCCGTGAAGAACGACGTAGTCTCCCGGCTCGATGACGAAATCTCCACCGGGGGCGGCGTGAGTGTCGTCGTCGCGGACGACGACGAGGATTGATGCTCCCGTCAGATTCCGGACGTTCAGCTCTGCCAGCGTCTTCCCGGCAACCGGCGCATCGTCGGTCACGCGATAGATGTCGGTCGCTCCCTCCGCCAGGATGTCCAGCATCGTCGAAGAGACTTCCCTTTCGTCTTCCCGAAGCGCTTCATAGCCCTCGGCCCTCAGGACCCGGCGCTGTGCCTGGATGACGTTTCGAGGAATGTGATACCGCTCGAGAACGCGCGTGAAGATCTCGATCGAGGTCTCGAACTCCTCCGCGATCACGGAGTCTGCTCCCTGCGCGTAGAGATCCTCGATCTCCAGAACCAGCCGGGTTCGGACGATGATGTAGATCTCCGGGCTGAGCTGCCTCGCGAACCGTACGATCCTCGCGGTGGCGACCGGATCGGCGATGGCGACCAGGAGAACTCGAGCGTCTTTGATGCGGACGTGTTCGAGAAGCTCCCTTCGAGTGGCATCCCCGAATGCGATCGGTTCGCCGGCTTTCCGGCCACGCTCGACGGCTTCCCCGCTCAACTCCACGATCCGATAGCGGATGCCGGTTCTCTTGAGTACGCGAGCGACGTTCTCCCCGGAGAGACCGTAGCCGATGATGACGACGTGGTGACGGATTCCTTCCTTTTCGGGCTCGTCCGGCGCTTCGGCGCGCTGGGGAAGAATCCGCTGCAGGAGGAAGGTCACTCGAGGTGACAACTCGATGAAGAAGGGAGTCACCATCATGGTCAAAACGGCGCCTGCCAGAAAAGCCTGAAAAAGTCCGTCGGTGAGCAGCCCCACCGCGAGCCCGACATTCGCAAGAATGAACGAGAACTCGCCGATCTGTGCCAGTCCGATTCCGGTCGTCACGGCCGTGCGCGTCGGATATCTCATCAGATAGACGATCCCGGTGATCAGCAGCAATTTGAGCAGGATCAGACTCCCGGCGAAAAGAAGAACCAATCCGAGGTGATCGAAGACGAATTCGAGGCTCAGAAGCATCCCGATCGAGATGAAGAAGATGCTGTTGAATACGTCGCGAAATGGAAGGATGTCGGCGACGACCTGGTGGCTGTATTCCGATTCAGAGATCAGAATCCCCGCGATGAATGCACCGAGTGCGAGCGAGAACTCGAGCGACTCGGTGAGCAGCGCCATTCCGAGACCGATGAAGAGCGCACCGACGACGAGAATCTCGCGGATACCGGTTCGCACAATCTGCCGGAGCACGAGAGGCATCAGATTTCGGGCGACGACGAATACCACCCCGATGATCAGAATGCCGCCCCCGAAGCGGACGAGGATCGTGAGCGGTGACGCTTCGACGACTCCGGCCAGAACCGGCGTCAGGATGATCATTGGAACGACCAGGAAATCCTGGAACAGGAGAATCCCGATGATGAGCTTCCCGTGTGGTGACTCGAGCTCATTGCGATCCCCGAAGAACTTGAGCACCAGCGCAGTACTGCTGAGCGTCACCAGAAATCCGAAGAAGACGGCGCGGGAAAGCCCGAATCCGAGTGCGAGCGCGATCCCGACCGTTGCCGCGGTTGTCAGCAGAGCCTGAAGCGATCCGCCGAGAAGGAACATTCTCCGGATCTGGCGGAGCCTCTCGAGCGAGAACTCGAGCCCGATTGCGAAGAGCAGCGCGACGACGCCGAACTCCGCCAGGACCTTGACGGACTCGACATCCGAGATCAGCGCCAGCCCGCTCGGGCCGATCAGGATTCCCGTGATGAGAAATCCCACGAGCGCCGGGATCTTCAGCCGGAAGCAGACGAGGATGACGATCGTGGCCGCACCGAGAAGGACGACGAAGTCGAACAGCAGAGGAATGTGAGTCATCTGGCGAGCGGAATCTTAGCAGCCCGGCCTGGCGAATCCGCTTTCGAAGCTGGAAGACGTTCTGGGAATCCTGTTCGGGCTGGCGCTCGCGATCTTCATCGGCGGCAGTTGAAGGCCTCGTCCAGCTCCCGCTCGGTCGCGGGGCGGATGCGAATCGATCTCACCCCCGAAGCGTCTCGTCCTGAATCCGGCGCAACACCGCCCTCCACTCCTCCCCGGGAGCGGCTCCGTCTCGCACTTCCTGCGCGCGACGCTGGATCTCGGCGGCCCAGGCGGCCTCGACGTCGTCTTCCTTCTCGTCCAGGCTCGCTAGAAGGTCTTCGGCCAGCCGGGCTCGCTCATCGAGCGGAAGGTTCATCGCCTCTTCCAGAAGCTTGGCCGCGTCAGCCATGGAAAAACCCTAGCACGCCGCTGACCATCGGTTCTACCGGTACACGAAAGCTCACCGGACGAAGCGGGAAAGGAGAATGATGTCGAGCTCCGGGACGCGATCGAGGGATGCGTCGTTCGTGATCAGACCCGCATCGAGCTCGAGCGCGGTCGCGCAGATGAGGGCGTCCGGCATTCGAAGCCCCAGCGAGCCTCGAAGCGACGCGGCCCGACGGGCGATGGCATAGTCCGGCGAAACGATCGATGCGCCCGGCATCGCGAGCAGAAACGTCTCGCATTCCGCAACCGTCTCCGGGTTCCCGGTCTGGAACGGCCGCACGAGCATTTCGGCGATCGTGACGGTCGAGACCACTCCCTCGAGGCCACCCGCCGCCATCGTGTCGATCGCGATCGTCGTCAGCTCCGACCACGGTTCGAGTCCGCCCAGGTGGTAGATCAGCGGCGCGGTGTCCCAGACGACCCGAGGACTGCGAGCGAGGCTCTCGGCGAAGCGCGATCGCCTCAGCGCCACCCGGCCCGCTCCTTGGCGATGGCCTGATCGACCCCGGATGCATCCGAGCCCCAGAGCTCCGCGAGACGTCCTCGACTCGATTCGGCGAAGTCCGCCGCCGGAATCAGTACCAACGAATCCCCCCGGGAGATCAGGACGAGCTCCGACCCCTCGGTAAGATTCAGGAGCTTACGGTAAGCCTGAGGGATTACAATCTGACCTTTTGAGCTGAGTCTTACAATTGCTCGATTCATCTTACTAATGAGTATAACGTAAGATCGATGATCCCTGGACACGAATCTCTGGCGAGCTGCAACATTGGCGGGCCCGAAAATCAACCCTGAAACCCGCAACGTTCAACCAATGACCGGGAGGGCGAGGCGCCTGCCGAGCCGCACCGTAGCGCTCCCCCGAAAATCAATCCTGAAACCCGCAAAGTTCAACAAACGACCTCCCGATGGTAGGTTGCATGGCGCGAGAACGCCACGGTGCGGCTCGGCAGGAGCCTCGCCCTCCCGGTGGTAGGTTG is drawn from Acidobacteriota bacterium and contains these coding sequences:
- a CDS encoding addiction module protein produces the protein MADAAKLLEEAMNLPLDERARLAEDLLASLDEKEDDVEAAWAAEIQRRAQEVRDGAAPGEEWRAVLRRIQDETLRG
- the queC gene encoding 7-cyano-7-deazaguanine synthase QueC, coding for MRAIVLLSGGMDSATALALARSSGREVYTLSFDYGQRHAVELGLARSLSASQGAVEHQEIEIDLTVFGGSALTDAIEVPRNAADDEGIPITYVPARNMIFLSIATAWAEVLDADEIWIGVNAVDYSGYPDCRPEFIEAFQSVIDVGTKSGIERSQPQVIAPLIEMSKAEIIETGTELGLDYSETSSCYDPDDDGACGECDACILRREGFEEAGIEDPTRYHE
- a CDS encoding PIN domain-containing protein, encoding MALRRSRFAESLARSPRVVWDTAPLIYHLGGLEPWSELTTIAIDTMAAGGLEGVVSTVTIAEMLVRPFQTGNPETVAECETFLLAMPGASIVSPDYAIARRAASLRGSLGLRMPDALICATALELDAGLITNDASLDRVPELDIILLSRFVR
- a CDS encoding radical SAM protein, yielding MRVTEIFHSIQGESSHVGRPMTFVRLTGCNLRCVWCDSEYTFTGGKRMTLDEVINEVGGIGCRTVEITGGEPLLQKEAFELVRRLCDEGYEVLVETSGSIDTSPVDTRAKIILDLKCPGSGETDQNLWSNLDRLQPHDEIKFVIADRADYEWARDVVRERKLENFTVLMSPVWGELELKPLAEWILADGLDVRLQTQLHKHVWGPGVEGV
- a CDS encoding cation:proton antiporter, with protein sequence MTHIPLLFDFVVLLGAATIVILVCFRLKIPALVGFLITGILIGPSGLALISDVESVKVLAEFGVVALLFAIGLEFSLERLRQIRRMFLLGGSLQALLTTAATVGIALALGFGLSRAVFFGFLVTLSSTALVLKFFGDRNELESPHGKLIIGILLFQDFLVVPMIILTPVLAGVVEASPLTILVRFGGGILIIGVVFVVARNLMPLVLRQIVRTGIREILVVGALFIGLGMALLTESLEFSLALGAFIAGILISESEYSHQVVADILPFRDVFNSIFFISIGMLLSLEFVFDHLGLVLLFAGSLILLKLLLITGIVYLMRYPTRTAVTTGIGLAQIGEFSFILANVGLAVGLLTDGLFQAFLAGAVLTMMVTPFFIELSPRVTFLLQRILPQRAEAPDEPEKEGIRHHVVIIGYGLSGENVARVLKRTGIRYRIVELSGEAVERGRKAGEPIAFGDATRRELLEHVRIKDARVLLVAIADPVATARIVRFARQLSPEIYIIVRTRLVLEIEDLYAQGADSVIAEEFETSIEIFTRVLERYHIPRNVIQAQRRVLRAEGYEALREDEREVSSTMLDILAEGATDIYRVTDDAPVAGKTLAELNVRNLTGASILVVVRDDDTHAAPGGDFVIEPGDYVVLHGGHAAVERAFHYLAHGELSRSPVEE
- a CDS encoding AbrB/MazE/SpoVT family DNA-binding domain-containing protein encodes the protein MNRAIVRLSSKGQIVIPQAYRKLLNLTEGSELVLISRGDSLVLIPAADFAESSRGRLAELWGSDASGVDQAIAKERAGWR